One part of the Prinia subflava isolate CZ2003 ecotype Zambia chromosome W unlocalized genomic scaffold, Cam_Psub_1.2 scaffold_33_NEW, whole genome shotgun sequence genome encodes these proteins:
- the LMAN1 gene encoding protein ERGIC-53 isoform X2 — protein sequence MAAPFAPLVLLLAFGRPVLSGAQATEGAAAVPHRRFEYKYSFKGPHLVQADGTVPFWVHTGNAIPSADQIRITTSLKSQKGSVWTKNKSMVEYWEVEVTFRVTGRGRIGADGLAIWFTEEQGLEGPVFGAADKWNGVGIFFDSFDNDGKKNNPGVIVVGNNGKLLYDHQNDGSTQALASCQRDFRNKPYPVRVKITYYQKTLTVLINNGFTPDKEDYEFCAKVEDMVLPSQGYFGISAATGGLADDHDVLSFLTFQLTEPGKEAPTPDAEIPQKDKEKYQEEFEHFQQELDKKKEEFQREHPDVQGQPADDVFETVSDRELRQIFEGQNRIHLEIKQLNRQLDMILDEQRKYVSAVIEEIAKRGLGFPGLQGQVSQQEIQTVVKTQAEVVRQVKEIRSSVTDALRSISGAQHPGSAGVYETTQHFNDIKEHLHVVKRDIEHLVQRNTPSSEKQKCPELPPFPSCLSTMHFFIFVAMQTVLFIGYVMYRSQQEAAAKKFF from the exons ATGGCGGCGCCGTTCGCCCCGCTGGTGCTCTTGCTCGCCTTCGGCCGCCCGGTACTTTCCGGTGCGCAGGCCACGGAGGGCGCGGCGGCTGTGCCGCATCGGCGCTTCGAGTACAAGTACAGCTTCAAGGGGCCACACTTGGTGCAGGCGGACGGCACGGTGCCGTTCTGGGTGCACACGGGCA ATGCCATCCCAAGTGCAGATCAGATCCGTATAACAACCTCCTTGAAAAGCCAGAAAGGCTCAGTGTGGACAAAAAACAAATCAATGGTTGAATATTGGGAAGTGGAAGTGACCTTTCGAGTAACAGGAAGAGGCCGCATCGGAGCTGATGGATTG GCAATCTGGTTTACAGAAGAGCAAGGCTTGGAAGGCCCTGTTTTTGGGGCAGCTGATAAATGGAATGGTGTTGGAATTTTCTTTGATTCGTTTGATAATGATGGAAAG AAAAACAATCCTGGAGTAATTGTTGTAGGCAACAATGGAAAGCTGCTGTATGACCATCAGAA TGATGGATCCACACAAGCACTGGCATCCTGTCAGAGGGACTTTCGGAACAAGCCCTATCCTGTGCGAGTAAAGATCACTTACTACCAAAAAACACTGACT GTATTAATTAATAATGGCTTTACTCCGGATAAAGAGGACTATGAATTTTGTGCCAAAGTGGAGGATATGGTGTTGCCATCACAAGGGTACTTTGGAATATCTGCAGCCACAGGGGGACTTGCAG ATGACCATGATGTGCTGTCATTTCTGACCTTCCAGCTGACTGAGCCTGGAAAGGAAGCA CCAACACCAGATGCAGAAATCCCTCAGAAAGATAAAGAGAAGTATCAAGAAGAGTTTGAACACTTTCAGCAAGAATTGGATaagaagaaggaagaatttCAAAGGGAACATCCTGATGTGCAAGGACAACCAG CAGATGATGTTTTTGAAACTGTGAGTGATCGTGAACTGAGGCAAATCTTTGAGGGGCAGAATCGAATTCATCTGGAAATCAAACAGCTTAACAGGCAACTGGACATGATTCTGGATGAGCAGAGAAAATACGTCTCTGCAGTCATAGAGGAGATTGCCAAAAGAGGACTAGGGTTTCCAGGTCTGCAGGGACAG GTTTCCCAGCAAGAGATACAGACAGTTGTGAAAACCCAAGCAGAGGTCGTTAGACAAGTAAAGGAAATAAG AAGTTCTGTGACTGATGCTCTGAGATCCATCAGTGGGGCTCAAcaccctggctctgcaggagtCTACGAAACAACTCAGCACTTCAATGACATCAAAGAACATCTTCACGTAGTAAAGAGGGACATAGAGCATTTAGTACAACGCAACACG CCATCCAGTGAGAAACAGAAGTGTCCAGAGTTGCCACCATTTCCATCCTGCTTATCTACAATGCATTTCTTCATATTTGTGGCAATGCAAACTGTGTTATTCATTGGTTATGTCATGTATAG gagccaacaagaagcagcagccaaaaaGTTCTTTTGA
- the LMAN1 gene encoding protein ERGIC-53 isoform X1 translates to MAAPFAPLVLLLAFGRPVLSGAQATEGAAAVPHRRFEYKYSFKGPHLVQADGTVPFWVHTGNAIPSADQIRITTSLKSQKGSVWTKNKSMVEYWEVEVTFRVTGRGRIGADGLAIWFTEEQGLEGPVFGAADKWNGVGIFFDSFDNDGKKNNPGVIVVGNNGKLLYDHQNDGSTQALASCQRDFRNKPYPVRVKITYYQKTLTVLINNGFTPDKEDYEFCAKVEDMVLPSQGYFGISAATGGLADDHDVLSFLTFQLTEPGKEAPTPDAEIPQKDKEKYQEEFEHFQQELDKKKEEFQREHPDVQGQPAADDVFETVSDRELRQIFEGQNRIHLEIKQLNRQLDMILDEQRKYVSAVIEEIAKRGLGFPGLQGQVSQQEIQTVVKTQAEVVRQVKEIRSSVTDALRSISGAQHPGSAGVYETTQHFNDIKEHLHVVKRDIEHLVQRNTPSSEKQKCPELPPFPSCLSTMHFFIFVAMQTVLFIGYVMYRSQQEAAAKKFF, encoded by the exons ATGGCGGCGCCGTTCGCCCCGCTGGTGCTCTTGCTCGCCTTCGGCCGCCCGGTACTTTCCGGTGCGCAGGCCACGGAGGGCGCGGCGGCTGTGCCGCATCGGCGCTTCGAGTACAAGTACAGCTTCAAGGGGCCACACTTGGTGCAGGCGGACGGCACGGTGCCGTTCTGGGTGCACACGGGCA ATGCCATCCCAAGTGCAGATCAGATCCGTATAACAACCTCCTTGAAAAGCCAGAAAGGCTCAGTGTGGACAAAAAACAAATCAATGGTTGAATATTGGGAAGTGGAAGTGACCTTTCGAGTAACAGGAAGAGGCCGCATCGGAGCTGATGGATTG GCAATCTGGTTTACAGAAGAGCAAGGCTTGGAAGGCCCTGTTTTTGGGGCAGCTGATAAATGGAATGGTGTTGGAATTTTCTTTGATTCGTTTGATAATGATGGAAAG AAAAACAATCCTGGAGTAATTGTTGTAGGCAACAATGGAAAGCTGCTGTATGACCATCAGAA TGATGGATCCACACAAGCACTGGCATCCTGTCAGAGGGACTTTCGGAACAAGCCCTATCCTGTGCGAGTAAAGATCACTTACTACCAAAAAACACTGACT GTATTAATTAATAATGGCTTTACTCCGGATAAAGAGGACTATGAATTTTGTGCCAAAGTGGAGGATATGGTGTTGCCATCACAAGGGTACTTTGGAATATCTGCAGCCACAGGGGGACTTGCAG ATGACCATGATGTGCTGTCATTTCTGACCTTCCAGCTGACTGAGCCTGGAAAGGAAGCA CCAACACCAGATGCAGAAATCCCTCAGAAAGATAAAGAGAAGTATCAAGAAGAGTTTGAACACTTTCAGCAAGAATTGGATaagaagaaggaagaatttCAAAGGGAACATCCTGATGTGCAAGGACAACCAG CAGCAGATGATGTTTTTGAAACTGTGAGTGATCGTGAACTGAGGCAAATCTTTGAGGGGCAGAATCGAATTCATCTGGAAATCAAACAGCTTAACAGGCAACTGGACATGATTCTGGATGAGCAGAGAAAATACGTCTCTGCAGTCATAGAGGAGATTGCCAAAAGAGGACTAGGGTTTCCAGGTCTGCAGGGACAG GTTTCCCAGCAAGAGATACAGACAGTTGTGAAAACCCAAGCAGAGGTCGTTAGACAAGTAAAGGAAATAAG AAGTTCTGTGACTGATGCTCTGAGATCCATCAGTGGGGCTCAAcaccctggctctgcaggagtCTACGAAACAACTCAGCACTTCAATGACATCAAAGAACATCTTCACGTAGTAAAGAGGGACATAGAGCATTTAGTACAACGCAACACG CCATCCAGTGAGAAACAGAAGTGTCCAGAGTTGCCACCATTTCCATCCTGCTTATCTACAATGCATTTCTTCATATTTGTGGCAATGCAAACTGTGTTATTCATTGGTTATGTCATGTATAG gagccaacaagaagcagcagccaaaaaGTTCTTTTGA
- the CPLX4 gene encoding complexin-4 has product MAFLMKSMLSNQVKNFGLGGGGEESKEESSPSDPAAAAGMTREEYEEYQKQMVEEKMERDAAFAQKKAERAVLRVHLREKYRLPKSELDENQIQMAGDDVGLPEDLQKMVAEDQEEEEDKDSILGQLQNIQNMDMDAIKEKAQATFTEMKQAAEQKCSMM; this is encoded by the exons atgGCCTTTCTAATGAAAAGTATGTTGAGCAACCAGGTAAAGAATTTTGGACTTGGAGGTGGAggggaagaaagcaaagaagaaagCAGTCCTTCtgatccagcagcagctgcaggaatgaCCAGAGAGGAGTATGAGGAATATCAAAAGCAAATGGTTGAGGAGAA GATGGAAAGAGATGCAgcatttgcacagaaaaaagcAGAGCGAGCTGTTCTGAGGGTTCACCTGAGAGAAAAGTACAGACTGCCCAAG AGTGAATTGGATGAGAATCAAATACAGATGGCTGGAGATGATGTGGGGTTGCCAGAAGACCTTCAGAAGATGGTGGCAGAAGAtcaggaagaggaagaggacaAGGACTCTATCCTGGGCCAGCTGCAGAACATCCAGAACATGGACATGGATGCCATCAAAGAAAAGGCACAAGCCACTTTCACTGAGATGAAacaggcagctgagcagaaaTGTTCCATGATGTAG